Proteins from one Mycobacterium sp. SMC-2 genomic window:
- a CDS encoding acryloyl-CoA reductase, with protein MDTFQALVAREDGDRITASVETLSHSDLPPGEVTIRVLYSSVNYKDALALTPGGGVVRSYPVVPGIDLTGEVVESGSPDFTVGDKVLAHGYQIGTGHHGGYAEYARLPGDQVVALGALSPHEGAAIGTAGFTAAMSVQALMDWGIEPGAGSVVVTGASGGVGSISVDLLAAAGYRVVASTGKKPAAGLLKELGAAEVIGRLPEDPDAKPRPLAKARWAGAVDCVGGATLADVLSAVDYGGAVAASGLTGGPALHTTVMPFILRGVALLGMESVQMPIGRRRKLWALLGDSLRPRHLDALTTDVDVKDVVDVLDQVRAGKFTGRAVVRVAGGF; from the coding sequence ATGGACACGTTTCAAGCGCTCGTCGCCCGCGAAGATGGCGACCGGATAACCGCGTCGGTCGAGACATTGAGCCACTCGGACCTGCCCCCCGGCGAGGTGACGATCCGCGTGCTCTATTCGAGCGTCAACTACAAGGACGCGCTGGCGCTGACCCCGGGCGGCGGCGTGGTGCGCAGCTATCCGGTGGTGCCGGGCATCGACCTGACCGGCGAGGTGGTCGAGTCTGGGTCACCGGACTTCACCGTCGGCGATAAGGTGCTGGCCCACGGGTACCAGATCGGAACCGGCCATCATGGCGGCTACGCCGAATACGCGCGCCTGCCCGGCGACCAGGTCGTCGCGCTCGGCGCGTTGAGCCCGCACGAGGGCGCCGCGATCGGGACCGCCGGCTTCACCGCCGCGATGAGCGTGCAGGCGCTGATGGACTGGGGCATCGAACCCGGCGCCGGGTCGGTCGTCGTCACCGGCGCCTCCGGAGGCGTGGGCTCGATCAGCGTGGACCTGTTGGCCGCCGCGGGCTACCGGGTGGTGGCGTCGACCGGCAAAAAACCGGCGGCCGGGCTGCTGAAAGAGCTTGGCGCCGCTGAGGTTATCGGCCGGTTGCCGGAGGATCCCGACGCCAAACCGCGGCCGTTGGCCAAGGCCCGGTGGGCGGGCGCGGTGGATTGCGTGGGCGGCGCGACGCTGGCCGACGTGCTCAGCGCGGTCGACTACGGTGGGGCGGTCGCCGCCAGCGGGCTGACCGGCGGTCCGGCGTTGCACACCACGGTGATGCCGTTCATCCTGCGCGGCGTCGCGCTGCTGGGAATGGAGTCGGTGCAGATGCCGATCGGCCGGCGACGCAAACTGTGGGCGCTGCTGGGCGATTCGTTGCGGCCGCGTCATCTCGACGCACTCACCACCGACGTCGATGTCAAGGACGTCGTCGATGTGCTCGATCAGGTTCGCGCCGGCAAGTTCACCGGGCGGGCGGTGGTGCGGGTCGCCGGGGGGTTTTGA
- a CDS encoding acyl-CoA dehydrogenase family protein encodes MAINLELPRKLQAVVVKTHQGAAELMRPIARKYDLKEHAYPVELDTLYNLFAGASESIEFAGADALGDENRDRDRNHNGANMAALLQTLEACWGDVAMMLSVPYQGLGNAAISAVATEEQLERLGKVWAAMAITEPGFGSDSAAVSTTARLDGDEYILNGEKIFVTAGSRATHIVVWATLDKSQGRAAIKSFIVPREHPGVTVERLEHKLGIKGSDTAAIRFDNVRIPKENLLGNPEIEVGKGFSGVMETFDNTRPIVAAMAIGVGRAALEEIRKILTEAGVEISYDKPSHAQSAAAAEFLRMEADWEAAYLLALRAAWQADNKIPNSKEASMSKAKAGRMASDVTLKSVELAGTTGYSEQSMLEKWARDSKILDIFEGTQQIQQLVVARRLLGLSSAELK; translated from the coding sequence ATGGCAATCAATCTGGAGCTGCCCCGCAAGCTGCAAGCGGTGGTCGTCAAGACCCATCAGGGCGCCGCGGAGTTGATGCGGCCGATCGCCCGCAAATACGACCTGAAGGAACACGCCTACCCGGTCGAACTCGACACGCTGTACAACCTGTTCGCGGGCGCCTCGGAATCCATCGAATTCGCCGGGGCCGACGCGCTGGGGGACGAGAACCGGGACCGGGACAGAAACCACAACGGCGCCAACATGGCGGCACTGCTGCAGACCCTGGAGGCCTGCTGGGGTGACGTTGCGATGATGCTGTCGGTGCCCTACCAAGGTTTGGGAAACGCGGCGATCTCCGCGGTCGCCACCGAGGAACAGCTGGAGCGCCTGGGCAAGGTGTGGGCGGCGATGGCCATCACCGAACCGGGCTTCGGCTCCGACTCGGCTGCGGTGTCCACCACCGCCAGGCTCGACGGCGACGAGTACATCCTCAACGGCGAGAAGATCTTCGTCACGGCCGGTTCGCGCGCCACCCACATCGTGGTGTGGGCGACGCTGGACAAATCACAGGGCCGCGCGGCGATCAAGTCGTTCATCGTGCCGCGCGAGCACCCCGGTGTCACCGTCGAACGGCTCGAGCACAAGCTCGGCATCAAGGGTTCCGACACCGCGGCGATCCGGTTCGACAACGTCCGCATCCCGAAGGAAAACCTGCTGGGCAACCCGGAAATCGAAGTCGGCAAGGGCTTCTCAGGCGTCATGGAGACCTTCGACAACACCCGGCCCATCGTGGCCGCCATGGCCATCGGCGTGGGCCGCGCCGCCCTCGAGGAGATCCGCAAGATCCTCACCGAGGCCGGGGTGGAGATCTCCTACGACAAACCGTCGCACGCCCAGAGCGCCGCGGCGGCCGAATTCCTGCGCATGGAGGCCGACTGGGAGGCCGCCTACCTGCTGGCGCTGCGCGCCGCGTGGCAGGCCGACAACAAGATCCCCAACTCCAAAGAGGCGTCGATGAGCAAGGCCAAGGCCGGCCGCATGGCCAGCGACGTCACCCTCAAGTCCGTCGAATTGGCGGGCACCACAGGATATTCCGAGCAATCCATGCTGGAGAAGTGGGCGCGCGACTCGAAGATCCTGGACATCTTCGAGGGCACCCAGCAGATCCAGCAGTTGGTGGTCGCCCGCCGCTTGCTGGGGCTGTCGTCGGCCGAGCTGAAATAG
- a CDS encoding acyl-CoA dehydrogenase family protein translates to MTDTRSGSNSKSARSRRKRKDHHSAVGLQPHKRTGVDIAIALLTPLMGQEFLDKYRLRDPVNRGLQYGTKTIFSTAANASRQFKRLQNLRGGPTRLKSSGKDYFDLTPDDDQKMIVETLNEFAEEVLRPAAHDADEAASYPPDLIAKAAELGITAINIPEDFDGIAAHRSSVTNVLVAEALAYGDMGLALPILAPGGVASALTHWGSADQQATYLHEFAGENVPQACVAIAEPQPLFDPTHLKATAVRTPSGYRLDGVKSLVPAAADAELFIVGAQLNGKPALFVVESSTKGLSVKADPSMGIRAAALGQVELSGVTVPLSARLGEDEATDDDYSEAIALSRLGWAALAVGTSHAVLDYVVPYVKEREAFGEPIAHRQAVAFMCANIAIELDGLRLITWRGAARAEQGLPFIREAALAKRLGTDKGMQIGLDGVQLLGGHGFTKEHPVERWYRDLRAIGVAEGVVVI, encoded by the coding sequence ATGACCGACACTCGTTCCGGTTCAAACTCAAAATCCGCCCGCTCCCGCCGCAAACGGAAAGACCACCACAGCGCGGTCGGACTGCAACCACACAAGCGCACGGGCGTCGACATCGCCATCGCGCTGCTCACCCCGCTCATGGGCCAGGAGTTCCTGGACAAGTACAGGCTGCGCGACCCGGTCAATCGCGGGCTGCAGTACGGCACCAAGACGATCTTCTCCACGGCCGCCAATGCCTCCCGGCAGTTCAAACGGCTGCAGAACCTGCGCGGCGGGCCCACCCGGCTGAAGTCGAGCGGCAAGGACTACTTCGACCTGACGCCCGACGACGACCAGAAGATGATCGTCGAGACCCTCAACGAATTCGCCGAGGAAGTGTTGCGGCCCGCGGCGCACGACGCCGACGAGGCGGCGAGCTACCCGCCCGACCTGATCGCCAAGGCCGCGGAGTTGGGCATCACCGCCATCAACATCCCCGAGGACTTCGACGGCATCGCCGCACACCGCTCCAGCGTGACCAACGTGCTGGTGGCCGAGGCGCTCGCCTACGGCGACATGGGTCTGGCGTTGCCCATCCTGGCCCCGGGGGGCGTGGCCTCCGCGCTGACCCACTGGGGCAGCGCGGACCAGCAGGCCACCTATCTGCACGAGTTCGCCGGGGAGAACGTTCCCCAGGCCTGCGTCGCGATCGCCGAGCCGCAACCTCTGTTCGACCCCACCCACCTGAAGGCCACCGCGGTGCGCACGCCGAGCGGCTACCGCCTCGACGGCGTGAAGTCGTTGGTCCCGGCGGCGGCCGACGCCGAGTTGTTCATCGTCGGCGCGCAGCTGAATGGCAAGCCGGCCCTGTTCGTCGTCGAATCGTCGACGAAAGGCCTTAGCGTCAAGGCGGATCCGAGCATGGGCATCCGGGCAGCGGCGCTGGGCCAGGTGGAGCTCTCCGGCGTCACGGTCCCGCTGAGCGCGCGGCTGGGCGAGGACGAGGCCACCGACGACGACTACTCGGAGGCGATCGCCCTGTCCCGGCTGGGCTGGGCGGCGCTGGCGGTGGGCACCTCGCACGCGGTGCTCGACTACGTCGTTCCCTACGTGAAGGAGCGCGAGGCCTTCGGCGAGCCGATCGCTCATCGTCAGGCCGTCGCGTTCATGTGCGCCAACATCGCCATTGAGCTGGACGGGCTGCGGCTGATCACCTGGCGCGGTGCGGCCCGCGCCGAGCAGGGCCTGCCCTTCATCCGCGAGGCGGCGCTGGCCAAGCGGCTGGGCACCGACAAGGGCATGCAGATCGGCCTGGACGGCGTGCAGCTGCTCGGCGGCCACGGCTTCACGAAAGAACACCCGGTCGAGCGTTGGTATCGCGACCTGCGGGCCATCGGCGTGGCCGAGGGCGTTGTCGTCATCTGA
- the hisN gene encoding histidinol-phosphatase, whose translation MSQDDLTLALTLADRADALTSARFGALDLHVDTKPDLTPVTDADRGVESELRAALGRERPHDSVVGEEFGGTTAFTGRQWIIDPIDGTKNFVRGVPVWASLIALLEDGLPVVGVVSAPALQRRWWAARGRGAFVAVDDATPRRLSVSSVAQLDSASLSFSSLSGWAERGLRERFIALTDAVWRVRAFGDFLSYCLVAEGAVDIAAEPEVSVWDLAALDILVREAGGTMTGLDGVPGPHRGSAVATNGPLHERVLRSLALVN comes from the coding sequence ATGAGTCAGGACGATCTGACGTTGGCGCTGACGCTGGCCGACCGCGCGGACGCGCTGACTTCCGCCCGGTTCGGGGCGCTCGACCTGCACGTGGACACCAAGCCCGACCTGACCCCGGTGACCGACGCCGATCGCGGGGTGGAATCCGAACTGCGGGCAGCGCTGGGCCGGGAACGGCCGCACGACAGCGTCGTCGGCGAGGAGTTCGGCGGGACCACCGCTTTCACCGGGCGGCAGTGGATCATCGACCCCATCGACGGCACCAAGAACTTCGTGCGCGGCGTGCCGGTGTGGGCCAGCCTGATCGCGCTGCTCGAGGACGGTCTGCCGGTGGTCGGGGTCGTCAGCGCCCCCGCGCTCCAGCGTCGGTGGTGGGCGGCGCGCGGCCGGGGCGCCTTCGTCGCGGTCGACGACGCGACACCGCGCCGGCTGTCGGTTTCCTCTGTGGCACAACTGGATTCGGCTAGCCTCTCGTTCTCGAGCCTGTCCGGGTGGGCGGAGCGCGGGCTGCGGGAACGTTTCATCGCGCTGACCGACGCCGTGTGGCGGGTGCGCGCCTTCGGCGATTTCCTGTCCTATTGCCTGGTGGCCGAGGGGGCCGTCGACATCGCCGCCGAACCCGAGGTGTCGGTATGGGACCTGGCCGCGCTCGACATCCTGGTGCGCGAGGCCGGCGGGACGATGACCGGCCTGGACGGCGTCCCGGGGCCGCACCGCGGCAGCGCCGTGGCGACGAACGGGCCGCTGCACGAGCGGGTGCTCCGGTCACTGGCGCTTGTGAATTAG
- a CDS encoding PPE family protein produces MDFAFLPPEINSARMYCGPGSGSLLAAAGSWDSLAAELDTTAQTYESVLSGLTGSYWRGPAAQSMSATAAPYMHWLQTTAEQATQAAMQARAAAAAYELAYAMTVPPADVTANRVRLAVLVATNFFGQNTAAIAATEAEYAEYWAQDAAAMYGYAANSALATRLRPFSPPRRTTDPAGLTAQTDAVAQAVNGAGASPVTQVIAAAPTLPAQTAAAAGPSILPSDFTVLNAILAVGTSLNGMWKMEAMPAGIIQAEHDLGMLPASAIEAAPAPPLSGAPSLGGGAGLGNITATLARAGTIGSMSVPAGWTAPAGGSVTALPGGGLPTLPGGDELAGSPTAVPGAPGLPGGTVSRASGVVPRYGVRITVMARPPAAG; encoded by the coding sequence ATGGATTTCGCGTTTCTGCCGCCAGAGATCAACTCCGCCCGGATGTACTGCGGCCCGGGTTCGGGGTCACTTCTGGCTGCCGCGGGGAGCTGGGATTCGCTGGCCGCCGAATTGGACACCACGGCGCAGACCTATGAATCGGTGCTGTCCGGCCTCACCGGCTCATACTGGCGTGGGCCCGCCGCACAGTCGATGTCGGCCACCGCCGCGCCCTATATGCATTGGCTGCAGACAACCGCCGAGCAGGCGACGCAGGCGGCGATGCAGGCCCGCGCGGCCGCCGCGGCCTACGAGCTGGCGTATGCGATGACGGTGCCGCCCGCGGACGTCACCGCCAACCGCGTCCGGCTGGCGGTGCTGGTGGCGACGAACTTCTTCGGCCAGAACACCGCGGCCATCGCGGCCACCGAGGCGGAGTACGCGGAGTACTGGGCGCAGGACGCCGCAGCGATGTATGGCTACGCGGCCAATTCGGCGCTGGCCACACGGTTGAGGCCGTTCTCCCCGCCGCGCCGCACGACGGACCCGGCAGGCCTGACCGCGCAGACCGACGCGGTAGCCCAGGCGGTCAACGGCGCCGGCGCCAGCCCGGTGACTCAGGTCATCGCCGCGGCACCAACCCTTCCGGCGCAGACGGCGGCGGCCGCTGGACCGTCGATCCTGCCCAGCGACTTCACCGTCCTCAACGCCATCCTCGCGGTCGGCACTTCCCTGAACGGCATGTGGAAGATGGAGGCGATGCCCGCCGGAATCATTCAGGCCGAACACGACCTGGGCATGTTGCCGGCCTCGGCGATCGAGGCGGCGCCGGCGCCTCCGCTGAGCGGTGCGCCGAGCCTTGGCGGCGGTGCGGGCCTGGGCAACATCACCGCGACGCTCGCCCGCGCCGGAACGATCGGGTCGATGTCGGTGCCGGCCGGTTGGACCGCGCCCGCGGGCGGTTCGGTCACGGCATTGCCGGGCGGCGGCCTGCCCACCCTCCCCGGAGGCGACGAGTTGGCCGGATCGCCGACCGCGGTGCCCGGCGCGCCGGGCCTGCCGGGGGGCACCGTTTCGCGGGCGTCGGGCGTCGTCCCGCGCTACGGCGTCCGCATCACGGTGATGGCGCGCCCGCCCGCCGCCGGGTGA
- a CDS encoding PPE family protein has protein sequence MDYAFLPPEINSTRMYAGPGSGSLLAAAGSWDSLSADLATTAESYESVLSGLDLQWRGPAAEAMAASAAHYVGWLLATAEQTKQTALQARAAAAAYEQAFAMTVPPPAITANRTLLASLVATNVLGQNTGAIATTEAQYADYWAQDATAMSGYAASSGAATQLPRYFSPNQSTNSSGLAAQNASVTRAVNSALTANPQITANQPVTAAATDPAVVPSDFTILDAIQATNTALNGTYYMEAFTSGIIGAENNLGMLPKAAAAAPTALAPALTAAPQVGGGVGLGNISATLSRAGTIGPMSVPASWAAPSTSHVTAFEPAGMTLLPGTTDEAVAAGYPGYPGMPGGAAARSAGIGVPPRYGVRLTVMPRPPAAG, from the coding sequence ATGGATTACGCATTTCTCCCGCCCGAAATCAACTCCACCCGGATGTACGCCGGCCCAGGCTCCGGCTCACTGCTGGCCGCCGCGGGGAGCTGGGACTCGCTATCGGCCGACCTGGCCACCACGGCCGAGTCGTATGAGTCGGTGCTTTCGGGCCTCGACTTGCAGTGGCGCGGCCCGGCAGCGGAGGCCATGGCGGCCTCGGCCGCCCACTATGTCGGCTGGCTGCTGGCCACCGCCGAGCAGACCAAGCAAACGGCCTTGCAGGCCAGGGCCGCTGCGGCGGCCTACGAGCAGGCATTCGCGATGACGGTGCCCCCACCGGCGATCACGGCCAACCGCACACTGCTGGCGTCGCTGGTGGCGACGAATGTGTTGGGCCAGAACACCGGGGCGATCGCGACCACCGAGGCGCAGTACGCCGACTATTGGGCCCAGGACGCCACCGCTATGTCCGGCTACGCCGCCTCCTCGGGGGCGGCGACGCAGCTGCCGCGCTACTTCTCCCCGAATCAGTCCACCAACTCCTCCGGGCTGGCCGCTCAGAACGCCTCGGTCACCCGGGCGGTCAATAGCGCCCTCACCGCTAACCCGCAGATTACGGCGAATCAGCCGGTCACCGCGGCGGCGACCGATCCGGCGGTCGTGCCCAGCGATTTCACCATCCTCGACGCCATCCAGGCGACCAACACCGCGCTCAACGGCACCTACTACATGGAGGCGTTCACCTCGGGAATCATTGGGGCGGAGAACAATCTGGGCATGTTGCCCAAGGCGGCGGCCGCGGCGCCCACCGCACTGGCCCCGGCGCTGACCGCGGCGCCCCAAGTCGGCGGTGGCGTCGGTCTGGGCAACATCAGCGCCACCCTGTCCCGCGCCGGGACCATCGGACCGATGTCCGTGCCGGCCAGCTGGGCAGCACCGTCGACCAGCCACGTCACGGCCTTCGAGCCCGCCGGCATGACCCTGCTCCCGGGAACGACCGACGAGGCCGTCGCGGCGGGCTACCCCGGTTACCCAGGGATGCCGGGTGGTGCGGCCGCGCGCTCCGCGGGCATAGGCGTCCCGCCCCGGTACGGCGTCCGGCTCACGGTGATGCCGCGCCCGCCGGCGGCCGGCTGA
- a CDS encoding slipin family protein — protein sequence MTTVVIVAVIAAIVAAAVLATWSLAVLREYERGVVFRMGHVRPLYGPGLRFLLPFVDKMIRVDQRLVTLTIPPQEVITRDNVPARVNAVVMFQVMEPLKAILAVENYAVATSQIAQTTLRSLLGRADLDTLLAHREDLNSDLRTIIEKQTEPWGVQVRVVEIKDVEIPESMQRAMAREAEAERERRAKVINARGELQASEELREAAETLSKSPASLQLRYLQTLLELGADQNSTVVFPLPVDIITPFLRHPEVLQGVVDNFNNRG from the coding sequence ATGACCACCGTTGTGATCGTCGCGGTCATCGCCGCGATCGTCGCGGCCGCCGTGCTTGCGACGTGGTCGCTGGCAGTGCTGCGCGAGTACGAACGCGGCGTCGTCTTCCGGATGGGACACGTGCGCCCGCTGTACGGTCCCGGACTGCGCTTCCTTCTCCCCTTCGTGGACAAGATGATTCGTGTCGACCAGCGGCTGGTGACGCTGACCATCCCCCCGCAGGAAGTGATCACCCGCGACAACGTGCCGGCTCGGGTCAACGCCGTCGTCATGTTCCAGGTGATGGAGCCGCTGAAAGCCATTCTGGCGGTGGAGAACTACGCGGTGGCCACTTCTCAGATCGCCCAGACGACGCTGCGTTCGCTGCTCGGCCGGGCCGACTTGGACACCCTGCTGGCGCACCGGGAGGACCTCAACAGCGATCTGCGCACGATCATCGAAAAGCAGACCGAACCCTGGGGCGTTCAGGTCCGCGTCGTGGAGATCAAAGACGTCGAAATTCCCGAGTCGATGCAGCGGGCCATGGCCCGCGAGGCCGAAGCCGAGCGCGAACGCCGCGCGAAAGTCATCAACGCCCGCGGGGAATTGCAGGCCTCCGAAGAGCTGCGCGAGGCGGCGGAGACGCTCTCGAAGAGCCCCGCCTCGCTGCAGTTGCGTTATCTCCAAACGCTCTTGGAATTAGGGGCGGACCAGAATTCGACCGTCGTCTTCCCGTTGCCGGTCGACATCATCACGCCGTTCTTGCGGCACCCCGAGGTACTACAGGGCGTCGTCGACAATTTCAACAACCGAGGCTGA
- a CDS encoding nitric-oxide reductase large subunit, protein MATQPTAQRESSRPLVGKGWIQGVALVMIFGFLVMGILAYRTYSASMPMPDKVVSESGQLLFTGDDITRGQELYQARGLMEYGSVLGHGAYLGPDYTAEYLRMATQDVADQLRAQGVTDPRDRVVTEFRTNRYNPDTKTLVFTARQAAAFDRIQSHYAGYFGENSTKYGLLPQAITDKAQIHDLTAFFAWTAWAGAAERPGHKYTYTNNWPAEPRVDNGPTAPVIVWSALSLIALLGGIGAMFAVYGRWSQKVGWHSAETSTLSFRQPGEVSLTPAQRACVWFFAIVSVLFLAQTLLGAAAEHYRADLSTFFGLDLARVLPYNLARTWHVQLALFWTAAAFLAGGIFLVPFIARREPRRQGVLAYVLLGAVAVVVFGSLICEALSIYGVIPHGLLSQQWEYLDLPRLFQILLIIGMFVWIAIIFRGMRARLKGESKMNMPWLFFFSGLAIPAFYTVGLLASSGTHYTVAEFWRFWVVHLWVEDFLELFTTVMVAYMFVLLGVVRERIALGVIFLDVILYSAGGVIGTMHHLYFSGTPVEHMALGAFFSAAEVIPLTFLTVEAWAFLQLGARQQSGDANPFPHRWAVMFLVAVGFWNFLGAGIFGFLINLPIVSYYQIGTALTANHAHGAMMGVYGMLAVGLAMFAFRYIIPADKWPEKLARISFWCMNIGLAWMVFVTLLPLGVLQLYHSVNDGYFEARSLGYITKPGNAVIEWLRMPGDLILIVGGVLPFVWIAWTALRHFRAGSTVQELPEHPLYTQSPTEPESGAAVSARE, encoded by the coding sequence ATGGCCACTCAACCGACCGCTCAGCGGGAATCCTCCCGGCCCTTGGTGGGCAAAGGGTGGATCCAGGGCGTCGCGCTGGTGATGATCTTCGGCTTCCTGGTCATGGGCATCCTGGCCTACCGGACGTACTCGGCGTCGATGCCCATGCCGGACAAGGTCGTCAGCGAGTCCGGCCAGCTGCTGTTCACCGGCGACGACATCACCCGGGGACAGGAGCTCTACCAGGCTCGGGGCCTCATGGAATACGGCTCGGTGCTGGGGCACGGCGCATACCTGGGACCCGACTACACCGCCGAATACCTGCGGATGGCCACGCAGGACGTCGCCGACCAACTGAGGGCGCAGGGTGTGACCGATCCGCGCGATCGGGTGGTCACCGAATTCCGCACCAACCGCTACAACCCCGACACCAAGACGTTGGTCTTTACCGCGCGGCAGGCCGCGGCGTTCGACCGCATCCAAAGCCACTACGCCGGCTACTTCGGCGAGAACTCGACCAAATACGGCCTGCTACCGCAGGCCATCACCGACAAGGCGCAGATCCACGACCTGACGGCGTTCTTCGCGTGGACGGCCTGGGCAGGCGCGGCCGAACGCCCCGGGCACAAGTACACCTACACCAATAACTGGCCGGCCGAGCCGCGGGTCGACAACGGTCCCACCGCCCCGGTGATCGTGTGGTCCGCGCTGTCGCTGATCGCGTTGCTCGGTGGCATCGGCGCCATGTTCGCGGTCTACGGCCGCTGGAGCCAGAAGGTCGGCTGGCACAGCGCCGAGACCTCCACGCTGTCGTTCCGTCAGCCCGGCGAGGTGAGCCTGACGCCGGCGCAGCGCGCCTGTGTGTGGTTCTTCGCGATCGTGTCGGTGCTGTTCCTGGCGCAGACGCTGCTGGGCGCGGCGGCCGAGCATTATCGGGCCGACCTGTCGACCTTCTTCGGCCTGGATCTGGCCCGGGTGCTGCCGTACAACCTGGCCCGCACGTGGCATGTGCAACTGGCGCTGTTCTGGACCGCGGCGGCTTTCCTGGCCGGCGGCATCTTCCTGGTGCCGTTCATCGCCCGCCGCGAGCCGCGCCGTCAGGGTGTGCTGGCCTACGTGTTGCTGGGCGCGGTCGCGGTGGTGGTGTTCGGCTCGCTGATTTGCGAGGCGCTGTCCATCTACGGGGTGATCCCGCACGGGCTGCTGTCCCAGCAGTGGGAGTACCTGGACCTGCCGCGGCTGTTTCAGATCCTGCTGATCATCGGCATGTTCGTGTGGATCGCGATCATCTTCCGGGGCATGCGCGCCCGGCTCAAGGGCGAGTCGAAGATGAACATGCCCTGGTTGTTCTTCTTCTCCGGGCTGGCGATCCCGGCGTTCTACACCGTCGGGCTGTTGGCCAGCAGCGGAACCCATTACACCGTTGCCGAATTCTGGCGGTTCTGGGTCGTGCACCTGTGGGTGGAGGACTTCCTCGAACTGTTCACCACCGTGATGGTGGCGTACATGTTCGTGCTACTCGGTGTGGTGCGCGAACGGATCGCGCTGGGCGTGATCTTCCTCGACGTCATCCTGTACTCCGCGGGCGGCGTGATCGGCACCATGCACCACCTGTACTTCTCGGGCACGCCGGTGGAACACATGGCGCTGGGCGCGTTCTTCTCGGCCGCCGAGGTCATCCCGCTGACCTTCCTGACCGTCGAGGCGTGGGCGTTCCTGCAATTAGGCGCGCGCCAGCAGTCCGGCGACGCCAACCCCTTCCCCCATCGCTGGGCGGTGATGTTCCTGGTCGCGGTGGGCTTCTGGAACTTCCTGGGCGCCGGGATCTTCGGCTTCCTGATCAACCTGCCGATCGTGTCCTACTACCAGATCGGCACCGCGCTGACGGCCAACCACGCGCACGGCGCGATGATGGGCGTCTACGGCATGCTCGCGGTCGGCCTGGCCATGTTCGCGTTCCGGTACATCATCCCGGCCGACAAGTGGCCCGAGAAGCTTGCACGAATCTCGTTCTGGTGCATGAACATCGGTTTGGCATGGATGGTGTTCGTCACCCTGCTGCCGCTGGGCGTTCTGCAGCTCTACCACTCGGTCAACGACGGCTACTTCGAGGCGCGCTCGCTGGGCTACATCACCAAACCCGGCAATGCGGTGATCGAATGGCTACGGATGCCGGGCGACCTCATCCTGATCGTCGGCGGCGTCTTGCCCTTCGTCTGGATCGCCTGGACCGCCTTGCGGCATTTCCGCGCGGGTTCAACCGTTCAAGAGTTGCCCGAACATCCGCTGTACACTCAGTCCCCCACCGAGCCGGAGAGCGGCGCGGCAGTGTCGGCAAGGGAGTGA